In Labrus bergylta chromosome 1, fLabBer1.1, whole genome shotgun sequence, one genomic interval encodes:
- the tnrc6c2 gene encoding LOW QUALITY PROTEIN: trinucleotide repeat-containing gene 6C protein (The sequence of the model RefSeq protein was modified relative to this genomic sequence to represent the inferred CDS: inserted 1 base in 1 codon; deleted 1 base in 1 codon), translating into MEEKKKKKQEEKTKTEVAQKKAADQKPKVPESAPIKPSLGPPHHLHPASPTLPHSSSSSSSSSSGNGKRASCSSQLPTQTPXQQQCQLSSASARYPPREVPPRFRQQEHKQLLKRGQPLPAGALCALTLSSSSSSSSSSPSSSYSSTSTTTTSSTTPKSATSTEGKRHQDISLQSGPVAQYETSYWGSSLQVDSPSSANRWDKVIIDESDTEAWPSINRSSDPSHPAAPECPLGSACSNQDPSAVTTTSSSSSYPSMATGAAGQQAHYPSLKANNTMMTGPGSANTLGGNRGWGSDGKQEGMNSGRVGGPNSWGSPNFNLNLNPNANPSAWPVLGHDNGGGVGSNGMSNSPSLPPGINGNGNMSLGGADNSGGGWVSMISANENDQPHPSTNTSMSFNMEPANLNTDGPNHTKQQQQAQEPMSPIHGMTGWGGQSPTESSQLNGDPTGSSVWGSGETKAADSPKDSGWDSTPSGGLSAWGRQGSGGGSSGSGGWGDWGKSSGNPPSKGWDSVDAGSSGSGQEPQLSAWGVQPGTAPASEGSGDSSEGRSQHKDRSSSMDFSPAVPRQDLDPKVLSNTGWGQTPIRQHTVWEMEEANSDDVKSNSSSDTITGSGSNGGPSSTNGGTINPNNGPNQRPGSGGRNDSEGKSSSSWGPPPPQQIQSGSGWGDPPQTVSKTQNGTSSGWGEAMPTNGPRGGSTPSWGSGEKSPSWDDGPKKSQPTSWSEAPKSSHGWGNSNGGTNGSSTGDWGEAEVKNNGSSSNMWEGEGGNGGNGGNGGNGGNGGNGGNSGWKDSPRGGNRSGGWGKPAPTVNNSNWGETPRANGPVQGGWGSTKPQESSSSSSTGSGGGGSIGSWGGPGSVKQSPSGWGNNSKQDQSMEPTGWEEPSPPSIRRKMEIDDGTSTWGDPNAFNQTVNMWDRNSPNNNPGNSGPPATKNGGVVIPNNNNNNHSVGPGNNNHHHTHHMHHHQHHGQPPTHMQHHGNNNGSPNNGTSHPGAGPQGRPPIANPGWGELPNVQPKSEPAWGEPAAPTSAVDNGTSAWGKPTAGWGDGGHEPSGPYGRASGPPGSAPCKPGPKPMQDSWGNGGEEMGMSTGQWDTEDGDMWNSPSSQEGHSSCNSWGNGPKKVPIKGKIVNKPDEMWIMNRLIKQLTDMGFPRDPAEEALKSNNMNLDQAMSALLEKKTDLDKRGMGMTDYSNGMNKPMVCRPSALSKDLSDRNTFLDKDGVMSDDNPPSPFLPSPSLKLPLANSSLPGQGLGQGNPGLAMQNLNNRQIPSGMFGSSGAAQTRAMQQQQQQPPQPPVPPLSSSQPSLRAQVPQFLSPQVQAQLLQFAAKNIGLNPALLTSPINPQQMTLLYQLQQLQMAYQRLQIQQQMMQAQRNVSGPIRQQEQQVARTITNMQQQIQQHQRQLYQALLMKQHQHPSHSSSSSSSAGLHAPGGPSGGHGKSSLDPFTGQHQAPGLNDSLHAKEQLSSPNSYSNYPLSGLNPNMNVNCMEVGGLSLKEPPQPQSRLSQWTHSNSMDSLSGNSSNMENNLNKHGAISVASSLGPPGKPPQMDDSYSPYNLMSSSESPTSPLVQDSWGQGKSPNEKITNGTNINWPPEFCPGVPWKGLQNIDPENDPNMTPGSVPSGPTINTNIHDVNRYLLRDRNGATSPAPLLPNVSLPPTSSDWPVSGYSSPFSLSSSDGDSSGKLSDMKSTWSPGPISQSQASLSHELWKVPQGPRSSAAPSRPPPGLTNSKPASTWGGNSLGLSQGWSGSYTSEGSTWSTDSNRTSIWLVLRNLTPQIDGSTLRTLCMQHGPLITFHLNLTQGNAVVRYSSKDESAKAQKSLHMCVLGNTTILAEFAGEEEVNRFFAQGQSLGSNTTSWQANQGTNQNRMGGSGQSHSMGQWSSGGGGGGKASAGDLLWGGVPQYSSLWGPPNGEDARVIGSPTPINTLLPGDLLSGESM; encoded by the exons ACATATCCCTCCAGAGTGGTCCTGTTGCCCAATATGAGACCTCTTATTGGGGCAGCTCTTTGCAAGTTGACAGCCCCTCCAGTGCCAACCGCTGGGACAAAGTGATTATTGACGAAAGTGACACAGAAGCTTGGCCCTCAATCAACCGCAGCAGTGACCCAAGCCACCCTGCAGCACCAGAATGCCCCTTGGGCTCAGCTTGCTCTAACCAAGATCCCAGTGCTGTCACTACCaccagtagtagtagtagttatCCGAGTATGGCCACAGGTGCTGCAGGCCAGCAGGCCCACTACCCCTCTCTTAAAGCTAACAATACAATGATGACAGGACCTGGGTCAGCCAACACATTAGGTGGTAATAGAGGATGGGGCTCAGATGGGAAACAAGAAGGCATGAATAGTGGGAGAGTAGGAGGGCCCAATAGTTGGGGCTCTCCCAATTTTAACTTGAACCTCAATCCCAATGCCAACCCATCAGCCTGGCCTGTTCTGGGACATGACAATGGTGGTGGTGTTGGCTCCAATGGGATGTCAAATTCCCCATCCCTCCCACCAGGTATTAATGGTAATGGAAACATGAGCCTGGGAGGTGCAGATAATAGTGGGGGTGGTTGGGTTAGCATGATAAGTGCTAACGAAAATGATCAACCGCACCCTTCAACCAACACAAGCATGTCCTTCAATATGGAACCTGCTAACCTTAACACTGATGGACCAAACCACACTAAGCAACAACAGCAAGCTCAGGAGCCTATGAGCCCTATCCATGGGATGACTGGCTGGGGAGGTCAGTCACCCACTGAATCATCCCAGCTCAATGGAGACCCAACAGGCAGCTCCGTATGGGGAAGTGGAGAAACCAAGGCAGCTGACTCTCCCAAGGACTCAGGCTGGGACTCAACTCCCTCTGGAGGCCTTTCTGCCTGGGGTCGCCAAGGCAGTGGTGGTGGGAGTAGTGGAAGCGGTGGCTGGGGTGACTGGGGGAAATCCTCTGGGAATCCTCCATCTAAAGGATGGGACTCAGTAGATGCTGGTAGTTCTGGCTCAGGCCAAGAGCCGCAACTTAGCGCATGGGGTGTGCAGCCTGGAACAGCCCCGGCAAGTGAGGGTAGTGGGGACAGCAGCGAAGGCCGATCTCAACACAAAGATAGATCCTCCAGCATGGATTTTTCTCCTGCTGTTCCCCGACAGGACCTGGATCCTAAGGTGCTGAGTAATACAGGCTGGGGACAGACCCCCATCCGCCAGCACACTGTTTGGGAGATGGAAGAAGCCAACTCTGATGATGTGAAAAGCAACAGCAGCTCAGACACCATAACAGGCTCTGGCTCTAATGGTGGACCCTCATCAACCAATGGAGGTACCATCAATCCAAACAATGGCCCCAATCAGAGGCCAGGGTCTGGAGGAAGAAATGATAGCGAAGGAAAGTCATCTTCTAGCTGGGGACCCCCTCCACCTCAGCAAATCCAGTCTGGATCAGGATGGGGTGACCCCCCACAGACTGTTAGCAAAACCCAGAATGGCACTAGTAGTGGATGGGGAGAGGCTATGCCTACAAATGGTCCGCGAGGTGGAAGTACACCATCTTGGGGTTCTGGGGAAAAGTCACCCAGTTGGGATGATGGCCCGAAAAAAAGTCAGCCAACTAGCTGGAGTGAGGCCCCCAAAAGCTCCCATGGTTGGGGCAATAGTAATGGGGGTACCAATGGTTCCAGCACAGGGGACTGGGGAGAGGCAGAGGTCAAGAACAACGGGTCCTCCAGCAACATGTGGGAAGGTGAAGGAGGGAATGGAGGGAATGGAGGAAATGGAGGGAATGGAGGAAATGGAGGAAATGGAGGAAATAGTGGATGGAAGGATAGCCCCAGAGGAGGAAATAGAAGTGGTGGCTGGGGTAAGCCTGCTCCTACTGTCAATAATAGCAACTGGGGTGAAACTCCACGTGCCAATGGCCCAGTACAAGGAGGCTGGGGCTCCACCAAGCCCCaggaaagcagcagcagcagtagtactggcagtggaggaggtgGAAGCATTGGTTCATGGGGTGGTCCTGGTTCTGTGAAGCAGAGCCCCTCTGGCTGGGGAAACAACAGTAAACAGGACCAGAGCATGGAGCCCACTGGCTGGGAAGagccctcccctccctccatccgTAGAAAGATGGAGATTGATGACGGAACATCAACCTGGGGTGATCCCAATGCCTTCAACCAGACTGTCAACATGTGGGATCGCAATAGTCCCAACAATAACCCAGGCAACAGCGGCCCACCTGCCACTAAGAATGGGGGAGTAGTTATCcccaacaataacaacaacaatcactCTGTTGGCCCTGGCAACAACAATCATCATCACACTCATCATATGcaccaccatcaacatcatGGACAACCTCCAACTCACATGCAACACCACGGAAACAACAATGGGTCACCCAACAATGGCACCTCACATCCAGGTGCAGGCCCCCAGGGAAGACCTCCTATTGCCAACCCAG GTTGGGGAGAGCTTCCCAATGTTCAACCCAAGTCGGAGCCTGCTTGGGGAGAGCCAGCAGCTCCAACATCAGCTGTAGACAATGGTACCTCTGCCTGGGGCAAGCCCACAGCAGGATGGGGAGACGGTGGCCATGAGCCCTCTGGACCCTATGGCAGGGCCAGTGGACCCCCAGGTTCTGCACCCTGCAAGCCAG GCCCCAAACCTATGCAAGATAGCTGGGgaaatggaggagaggagatgggAATGTCTACTGGCCAATGGGACACTGAAGACGGGGACATGTGGAACAGCCCCTCCTCCCAGGAGGGCCACTCTTCTTGCAACTCCTGGGGAAATGGACCCAAGAAGGTCCCAATCAAG GGGAAGATTGTCAACAAGCCAGATGAGATGTGGATCATGAATCGTCTCATCAAACAGCTCACTGACATGGGCTTTCCG AGAGACCCTGCTGAGGAGGCTTTGAAGAGCAACAACATGAACCTCGACCAGGCCATGA GTGCACTGTTGGAGAAGAAGACGGACCTGGACAAGCGGGGCATGGGCATGACTGATTACAGCAACGGTATGAACAAGCCCATGGTGTGTCGACCCTCAGCACTCTCCAAAGACCTCTCCGACCGCAACACCTTTCTTGACAAG GATGGTGTTATGTCAGATGACAACCCTCCATCACCGTTTCTGCCTTCCCCCAGCCTGAAGCTCCCCCTGGCCAACAGTAGCCTTCCTGGGCAGGGTCTGGGACAGGGCAATCCGGGGCTGGCCATGCAAAACTTGAACAacagacag ATACCCAGTGGAATGTTTGGCAGTAGTGGAGCAGCACAAACCCGGgccatgcagcagcagcagcagcagcctcctcaGCCACCAGTGCCACCTCTCAGCTCCTCCCAGCCTAGTCTACGTGCTCAAGTGCCTCAGTTTCTCTCCCCTCAG GTCCAAGCACAGCTCTTGCAGTTTGCAGCAAAAAACATTGGTCTGAATCCTGCACTTTTAACCTCACCAATAAACCCTCAACAAATGACTCTCTTGTACCAACTTCAGCAACTGCAAATG GCGTACCAGCGTTTACAAATCCAGCAGCAGATGATGCAGGCTCAACGCAATGTTTCCGGCCCTATTAGACAACAAGAGCAGCAA GTTGCACGTACAATCAccaacatgcagcagcagatcCAGCAGCACCAGCGTCAGCTGTACCAAGcgctgctgatgaagcagcaccAACATccctctcactcctcctcctcttcctcctctgctggtCTGCATGCCCCAGGAGGCCCCTCCGGAGGCCATGGCAAATCATCCCTGGACCCCTTCACAGGCCAACACCAGGCTCCTGGCCTCAACGACTCACTGCACGCCAAAGAGCAGCTCTCTTCGCCCAACTCCTACAGCAACTACCCTCTCT ctggACTGAATCCAAACATGAATGTAAACTGCATGGAGGTTGGGGGTCTGTCCCTGAAGGAGCCCCCTCAGCCCCAATCCCGCCTGTCCCAGTGGACACACTCCAACTCCATGGACAGCCTCTCTGGCAACTCCTCAAACATGGAGAACAACCTCAATAAGCACG GTGCCATATCTGTTGCCTCTTCCCTGGGCCCCCCTGGGAAGCCCCCCCAGATGGATGACTCATACAGCCCTTACAATCTAATGTCCAGCTCTGAGTCCCCCACCAGCCCCCTGGTCCAGGACAGCTGGGGCCAGGGCAAGAGCCCGAATGAGAAGATCACCAACGGGACCAACATCAACTGGCCCCCAG AGTTCTGCCCCGGTGTGCCATGGAAGGGCCTTCAGAACATCGACCCTGAGAATGACCCCAACATGACACCTGGCAGCGTCCCCAGCGGTCCCACCATCAACACCAACATCCACGACGTCAATCGCTACCTGCTGCGAGACAGGAATGGAG CCACTTCCCCAGCTCCTCTACTTCCGAATGTCTCTCTGCCTCCAACCAGCAGCGACTGGCCAGTCAGTGGCTACTCTAGCCCGTTCAGTCTGTCGTCCTCTGATGGAGACAGCTCAG GTAAACTCTCTGACATGAAGTCCACCTGGTCCCCAGGGCCGATCTCCCAGAGCCAAGCCTCTCTGTCCCATGAGCTGTGGAAAGTCCCACAGGGGCCACGCAGCAGTGCGGCCCCATCCCGGCCCCCACCAGGCCTCACCAACAGCAAGCCTGCCTCCACCTGGGGTGGCAACTCACTGGGCCTCTCTCAAGGCTGGAGCGGCTCTTATACCTCTG AGGGAAGCACCTGGAGCACTGACTCCAACAGGACCAGCATCTGGCTGGTGCTGAGGAATCTCACCCCACAG ATTGATGGCTCCACTCTGCGGACCCTGTGCATGCAGCACGGCCCCCTGATCACATTCCACCTCAACCTGACCCAGGGGAACGCCGTGGTGCGCTACAGCTCCAAGGATGAGTCTGCAAAAGCCCAGAAGTCTCTGCACAT GTGTGTGCTCGGAAACACCACCATCCTGGCAGAGTTTGCTGGCGAGGAGGAGGTGAACCGCTTCTTTGCACAAGGCCAGTCGCTAGGGTCAAACACCACTAGCTGGCAGGCCAACCAGGGAACCAATCAAAACCGCATGGGTGGGTCTGGCCAGTCCCACTCTATGGGCCAGTGGAGcagtggtggtggaggaggtggcAAGGCAAGCGCTGGCGACCTGCTGTGGGGCGGCGTGCCCCAGTACTCCAGCCTGTGGGGACCGCCAAACGGAGAAGACGCCCGCGTGATCGGGAGCCCCACCCCCATTAACACCCTGCTGCCTGGAGACCTGCTGAGTGGGGAGTCAATGTAG
- the cd7al gene encoding cd7 antigen-like has protein sequence MSEVKNLACFYTLLFVLTGCVRADLHFLDRNEGESVVFSCVVEKRNPPPYGVYLQRRFLQTSEVLFMYTKSDFSTNNSYDKNRTSVSGDPSSYALNVTITQLRVSDTDRYVCEFLVPVPSSEDLHLKGNDEFVLVVKADAVSSTDFGLVEICAGGSAVLPCVPPRVEALAMEGVSLKRQRSRLAPVEVLYHSQHHRGNRGLVSSSSRFPDERVQLSLNQGPGGITYNLTLLHMRPEDSALYSCTLLLRGLPDSSTRLGRQVFFVSVQAECGCSGYSTLLYALSAAVAVLLLLVFLIGCVVFHRGKARRSVKSHPQVPIYEEMAGVHADSQKLAPYHLEETSSSENKIGHMKRSCPENHYERPSGCPRRVSP, from the exons ATGAGTGAGGTCAAAAACCTGGCCTGTTTTTATACTCTGCTCTTCGTGCTGACGGGATGTG TCCGCGCTGACCTTCACTTCTTGGATAGGAATGAGGGGGAGTCTGTGGTTTTCTCCTGTGTGGTGGAGAAGAGGAACCCCCCTCCCTATGGTGTCTACCTGCAGCGACGCTTTCTGCAGACCTCTGAGGTGCTGTTCATGTACACCAAGAGCGACTTCAGCACTAACAACAGTTACGACAAGAACCGCACCAGTGTGAGCGGGGACCCGAGCAGCTACGCTCTGAACGTGACCATCACTCAGCTGAGGGTCAGTGACACAGATCGCTACGTCTGTGAGTTTCTCGTGCCGGTTCCTTCCTCTGAAGATCTGCACCTGAAGGGAAACGATGAATTCGTCCTCGTGGTTAAAGCTG ACGCCGTCAGCTCGACGGACTTTGGTTTGGTAGAGATCTGTGCAGGGGGCTCTGCTGTACTCCCCTGTGTCCCCCCTCGAGTGGAGGCCCTTGCTATGGAGGGGGTGAGTCTGAAGCGGCAAAGGAGCCGACTGGCACCTGTGGAGGTGTTGTACCACTCACAGCATCACCGTGGAAACCGTGgccttgtctcctcctcctcccgttTTCCTGATGAGAGGGTCCAGCTGTCGTTGAATCAGGGTCCTGGTGGCATCACTTACAACCTGACCCTGCTGCACATGCGGCCGGAGGACAGCGCCCTCTACAGCTGCACGCTGCTCCTGCGTGGCTTACCTGACAGCAGCACCCGGCTAGGGAGACAGGTGTTCTTTGTGTCAGTGCAAG CCGAGTGCGGCTGCTCCGGCTACTCCACTCTGCTGTACGCCCTGTCTGCAGCCGTggccgtcctcctcctcctcgtcttcctcatTGGATGTGTGGTGTTTCATCGA gGCAAAGCACGCCGCAGCGTCAAGTCACACCCTCAGGTCCCCATCTACGAGGAGATGGCCGGGGTGCACGCTGACAGTCAGAAACTGGCCCCTTACCATCTGGAGGAAACAAGTTCTTCTGAGAACAAAATCGGTCACATGAAGAGATCCTGTCCTGAAAACCATTATGAGCGCCCCAGCGGGTGCCCCAGGAGAGTGTCACCGTAA